A portion of the Hydractinia symbiolongicarpus strain clone_291-10 chromosome 10, HSymV2.1, whole genome shotgun sequence genome contains these proteins:
- the LOC130662390 gene encoding putative ammonium transporter 1 has protein sequence MIGFTLAATGGFILLHASQCQPKNTTSVVVANLLSIAVATISFWGVGFAFALGENSTTNSNFFLSHSRFFLYEATLQDYVNFGNEVVVLGLVIVLANGGFIARLRHWVYPLVSIFVAGFIYPCTRHWTGHIDGWLKDGITVDKIKIVYTDMYGAASIHVFGGSAALLGTILLAPRRDREAKGFKPVGGNLIPLILAGGSLALVGLIVKNGGMTDGIALTNNILAAQAGAFTAYLLKRTGYCGDPSSTKALLNGAIAGVVGVACMPERYHAYGAFVVGLVAALAYVGWSALLQLCHVDDPTDTVAVHLGAGLWAVLAGPIFDKTNGCLYDGAKENFQKFGWHVLGGVAVFVWTGLTVFIVMVMFVWTRIAKYSNQEAVQRGLDAYEHEPAYPDREQYTQDQYDQGVDDLLPSRDNKGYSNGYDNPHRGVSRHSQQPISLDYRNEQQWKNSKY, from the exons ATGATAGGCTTTACACTTg CTGCTACTGGTGGCTTTATACTTCTCCATGCTTCACAATGTCAACCGAAGAACACCACATCTGTCGTGGTAGCTAACTTATTAAGTATCG ctgTTGCAACTATATCTTTTTGGGGAGTGGGTTTTGCGTTCGCACTTGGTGAGAACAGTACAACGAACAGCAACTTTTTCCTGTCACACAGTCGTTTTTTCTTGTACGAAGCGACTTTGCAGGATTACGTGAActttgggaacgaggttgtcgtaCTTGGTCTGGTTATAGTTCTTGCTAACGGCGGGTTTATTGCTCGATTGAGACATTGGGTATATCCTCTTGTCAGCATTTTTGTTGCAG GGTTTATATACCCTTGTACACGGCATTGGACTGGCCACATTGATGGTTGGTTGAAAGACGGCATCACAGTTGATAAGATAAAAATTGTGTATACG GATATGTACGGAGCGGCCTCAATTCACGTGTTTGGTGGGAGCGCTGCGCTGTTGGGAACCATTTTACTTGCTCCGAGACGAGACAGAGAAGCAAAAGGTTTCAAACCAGTTGGTGGAAACTTGATCCCA TTAATATTAGCTGGTGGATCCTTGGCCCTTGTTGGGTTAATTGTGAAAAATGGTGGCATGACCGATGGTATCGCTCTGACCAATAACATATTAGCCGCACAGGCAGGTGCATTTACCGCTTACTTGTTGAAGAGAACAGGTTATTGTGGCGATCCATCCAGCACAAAGGCGTTGTTAAATGGCGCAATCGCTGGCGTG GTTGGCGTTGCATGTATGCCAGAAAGATATCATGCATATGGAGCCTTTGTTGTTGGTCTTGTTGCAGCACTAGCATATGTAGGATGGAGTGCTTTGCTGCAGCTGTGTCACGTAGACGATCCCACGGATACAGTGGCTG TTCATCTCGGAGCTGGATTGTGGGCAGTCCTTGCTGGTCCAATTTTTGACAAGACAAATGGCTGTTTATACGACGGAGCAAAAGAAAACTTCCAAAAGTTCGGCTGGCATGTGTTGGGTGGAGTTGCTGTGTTTGTATGGACTGGTTTAACTGTTTTTATCGTGATGGTCATGTTTGTATGGACTCGGATTGCGAAATACAGTAACCAAGAAG CTGTGCAACGAGGACTGGATGCTTATGAACACGAGCCTGCATATCCAGACCGAGAACAATACACACAAGATCAATACGATCAGGGAGTCGATGATTTGCTGCCATCAAGAGATAACAAAGGTTACTCAAATGGTTACGATAATCCGCATCGCGGTGTGTCGAGGCATAGTCAACAGCCAATCTCTTTAGATTATAGGAATGAACAGCAATGGAAAAATTCAAAATACTAG